The window GTACCGCTCTGGTCCGCGTCGCCGCTGATGGGGATTTCTCGGGGTCCCCCTCAAGTACTACACGGGTTCCTCAGTAGCCCGTCGGACGGATCAGACCCGTCTCGTACGCGAACACCGCCGCCTGCGTGCGGTCCCGCAGCCCCAGCTTCACCAGGATCCGGCTCACATGCGTCTTCACCGTCTGCTCGGCCAGCACCAGGTGCTCCGAGATCTCGGCATTCGACAGGCCCTGGGCGATCAGCGACAGCACCTCGGTCTCCCGCTCGGTCAGCGCCTCGATCCGGGCCCGGGACGGCGCCCGCGGCGCCCCCAGCCGGGAGAACTCCGTGATCAGGCGCTTCGTGATGTTCGGCGAGAGCAGCGCCTCGCCGGCCGCCACCACCCGCACCGCCTCGGCGAGCTGGTCGGCCGAGGCGTCCTTGAGCAGGAACCCGGAGGCTCCGGCCCGCAGCGCCTCGTACACGTACTCGTCGAGATCGAAAGTCGTCAGCACCAGCACCTTCACGGCGGCGTCCGGAACACCGGTGATGACGGACGTGGCCTCGATCCCGCCCATCCCCGGCATGCGGATGTCCATCAGCACCACGTCCGGGGCCAGCTCGGCGACCTTCGCCACCGCGTCGGCCCCGTCCACCGCCTGTCCCACGACCTCTATGTCGGGCTGTGCGTTGAGAAGCACGGTGAAGCCCTGCCGGACCATCATCTGGTCATCGGCGATCATCACCTTGATCGGGGTGCTCATGAGGCCCTCTTCGTCTCGGGTTCGGGAACCGCGGGCCGGTCCTGCGGATCCATCGGGAGTACGGCGCTCACCTCGTACCCCCCGTCGGGGCGCGGGCCGGCGGCCAGCTCGCCCCCCAGCATGCCCGCCCGTTCCCGCATCCCCAGCAGCCCGTGCCCCGCTCCGGGCGAGGGCGGGGCCGACCGGGTCGGCGCGGAGTTCGCGACGCACAGGTGCAGATCACGCGGCCCGTAGGCGATGCCCACCTCCACCTGCGAACCGGGCGCATGGCGCAGACAGTTGCTCAGCGCCTCCTGCACGATCCGGTACGCGGTGAGCTCCACGCCCGGGGTCAGCGGCCGCCGTATCCCCGCGATCTCGGTCGTGACGTCCAGCCCGGCCCCCCGCACGTTGTCCACGAGGCCGTCGAGCTCGCCGAGGGTCGGCTGCGGATGGTGGGGGTTCGCGGGATCGTCGGGCTGCTCCGACCTCAGCACGCCCAGCACCCGCCGCAGCTCCGTCAGTGCCTCCAGCGCGTTCTCCCGGATGCCGGCCAGATTCTCCTTGAGCTCCTCCGACGGGTTCTCCACGAGGTGCGGGGCGACCTGCGCCTGGATGGAGATCACCGACATGTGGTGGGCGACCACGTCGTGCAGTTCGCGGGCGATCCGGCTGCGCTCCTCCAGCAGGGTGCGCCGGGCCCGCTCCTCCTCCGTGAGGGTCTCCTGCTCGACGAGTTTGCCGCGGGTGAGGCGGGTGGCGCGCAGGGCGTAGCCGAGGATCCCCACGAACCCGAAGAGGAGGGCCACCCCGCCGATGATCGTCTGGCTCTGCGGCGGCCTGAGGACGACGTCGGCCAGGCCGTTGAGGGCGAGCGTGATGCCGATGACCGCGACGGTCACCCGGGGCGGCACCCGCAGGGCGACCATCAGGATCAGGGGCGCGACCGTGGCCGGCCCGGCGGGGGTCCAGGGCCAGGACTGTCCCTGGCCGACGTGGTCGTGGATGACCCACGCGATCAGGGCCGTGGTGACGAGACCGAGCCACCAGGCGGCGATCGGCCGGAACATGCTGAGCACGACGGAGACGGACGTCAGCAGCGACAGGCCCAGGACGGCCGAACCGACCACCTTGTAATGGTCGTTCAGCTGCATGCCCGTGAGGACACCGCAGGGGATGGCCACATAGCAGAGGACCACATGCGGCAGCCAGGCCAGCCAGCGCGGCCGTGACATCTTCGGGAGGGGGTCCCGCTTCACGGTGAACAGCTCCCGGGCCAGGCCGCGCGGCAGGCGGAGGCGGGCTGTGTCGGCGGAAGGCGGCTCGGTCTGCTGGTTCACGCCGTCCAGGCTAAGGCGGGCCCTAGACATGGGTTCTCTCCTTGGCGGGGCCCGCTCCGGTACGGGAGACGGCGGCGGCACGGGCGGCGCGGGCTGAACGGGAAGCGGGGGAAGCGGGGGAAGGCTTCGGGCGGCGCCCGCCCTGCTCGTGGACACGGAACGCGGCCCAGCAGAGCGCCAGTGCGGCGGCGAACACCGGGAGCCACAGCAGCCGGGCCGCTATCCAGCCCGCCGAATCGGGCACGGTGTGCAGCCCGGGAAGGTCGGCCGAGACCAGCAGCCCGAGGGCGGTGACGGCCATCATGGCGGTCTGGTGCCACAGGAAGACGGTCATGGCGGACAGGTTGACCAGGGCCACCTTCGCCCAGGCCGAGGGCCGTCGCACGATCCGGGCCAGCGGCTCGCGCACCAGCAGGGCCAGCCCGCACTGGGCCAGTCCGAAGGCGGCCGCGGCCAGCGTCGGCGGGCTCAGGTTCGATACCGAGGCCCCCGGGACACCCACCATGGACGCCGGGTACCCGCCCCAGAGGATCAGCGCGGCCGTGGCCGCGGCCCCCGCGCCGAACAGGAGCAGCGCCGGCCGGCGCCGGGCGAAGGCCCCACGGGACCAGGCGGCGCCCAGCGTGAAGGGGACGAGCCAGCCGGCGGCCACATTGACCCAGCCGATCCACGCGGGCCCTGCGAGCCCGAAGCGCCACACGTCCACGGCGGCCACCACGGCCAGCGGCCACAGCGGGCCGAGCCGCGCCACGAGCGGGGTCGCCGCGGTGAGCGCGGCGAACACCAGCAGGAACCACAGCGGCGACAGCACCAGACCGACCAGCGACCGGACGGTGTCGAACTCCGCCCCGCCGACCAGCATCCCGCCCGCGACGACCGCCCAGAGGACGAGCACCGCGGCGACCGGACGGAACAGCCGCCCCAGCCGCTGCCCGACCCAGGCGCCGTACGAGACGCCGCGCTCGCGCGCCGACGCGTACCCGCGGGCGGCGACATGGCCGCCGACCAGGAAGAAGACGGACAGCGTCTGGAACATCCAGGACACCGGCGCCAGCCACGGCATGTGCGCCAGCGGGCTGGTGGTGCTCAGACCGCCGTCATGGGCGGTCAGTGCGGTGACCAGCCAGTGGCCGAGCACCACGCCGAGGATCGCGAAGGCCCGCAGCGCGTCCACGGTCCGGTCACGGTCGGCCGGGGTGGCCGCGTCGATGCCCGCCGCCAGGGCGTTCCAGCGGGCGCGGAGCCTACGCATGGTCGGCCTCCGATGCGGGAGCGGTGGTGCCGAGGACGATGGCGGCCAGGCTGTCCAGGGACGCGGTGCCCGGCTTGAGGTAGTCGCTGTGGCCGACGGCGCCGGCGGTGAAGGCCCGGGCCCCGAAGACGGGGTCGACCGGGTCGGTCCCGAATCCGATTCCGCCGATCCGGACGTGCGGGACGTTGCCTATCCAGTCCCCGTTGCCCCGGCCGGCCCACACCCGGGCGCCGGTCGGCAGCTCCCGTGCGGCTCCGGCCCCCGTGCCCGGGCTGCCGAACAGCACCATGTCGCTGACCGCGTTCCCGGTCCCGGTCCGGGCGCAGACCACGGAGCCGTAGGAGTGGCACAGGAGGGATACCTGGGCCCCGGGCTCCGCCATGGCCCCCAACCGGTCCAGGAAGGGAGCCAGTTCTGCTGCGGCCTCGTCGGCCCGGGCGGCGGTCAGCACGGTGGTGCTCACCGTGCCGGGGGTGTCGTACCCGAGCCAGGCGACCACGGCGGAGCGCGGATGCGCGGCCCGCAGGCGCTGCTGGAGGGAGAGGGCCCCCGCACGGAACCTCTCGTAGGTGTCCAGGGTGGTGTCGGAGCCGGGCACCAGGACGGCGACCCGGTCGGCGCTCTCCAGCTCGCCGAACACCTCGACGGCCCGTCCCTTCCCCCGGCCGTCGAAGGTGAGGAACTGCCCTGCTCCGCCCGCCCCCATGGCGCGCAGCCCGGCCGCCCTCCCCGGACGGTCGGCGCCCTCGGCCATACGGACCGCCTCGGCGATGTTGGCGCTGTTGGCGGCATACCGGCTCCGGGGCGTGGCGTCCTCGGCGAACGTGGCGGGCGCGGGGGCCGGAACCTTCGGCGAGGCGACTGCGGTGATGGGGACCGCCACGGCCGCGGCGACCAGAGCCGCCAGCAGGGTGCGGCGCAGCCGGCCGCCGCCGGCCCGCACCCGCCCCGTGCCGAGCGCGGTGCCCGCCCCTGCCGCCGCCCCTGCCCCCGCCCCGCTCCCGCTCGTGCTCCCGTTCCCGCTCGTGCTCGCGGTCCCCGTCCCCGTTGCCATGGCCTCTTCCTTCGGTCGTCGCCCGGAAGAGCCGTCAATGCTCCTCTCTGCTACCGAAGTTAGAAATCAAGACCCGTGGTCGGCGTCACGCCATGGAGCCGTGTTCGCGCGTAGCTCTCAGGTATGACGGGCGATACTCAAGAGCCAAGGCCAGGCCCAAGTCCACGCCGCTCAGTCCGCCACCAAGGGCTCGACGTAACCCGCCCGCCAGCGCGGCGCCGGATCCTGACCGGGGCTGGTCCAGTACTCCCTCGCCCCCACGATCTCCCCGTCCCGCACGGTCCAGAGGGAGACGGCCCGGTAGACGACGTGGTCCTGAGGTATCTCCACCTCGGTGACCACGAGGTTCCCGTCGGCCAGGATCCGCAGCAGTTCCACGGATCTCTCGTCCGCGTAGCCGTCGTCGCTGTTCACGGCTATGAAGTTGGCGCGCCCCACGATGCGCTCACCGCTCACGGGCCATTCGATGACGGCGTCCTCGGCAATGAGCGCGGCCACGCCGTCCCAGTCGCGTGCCTCTATTCGCTCCCACAGTTGTGCCACTACCTTCAACGGCTCCATGTGCCGCAGTGTCCGACAGCCCCGTTATACGTAACAAGCATTGTTTGCAGGCTTATTGACTTCGACACAATCGCCCGCCGGGGCCGCTCAGAACACGGGCAGGGCGCCGAGTGCCGTGCCGTCCAGCAGGAACACGCGGCCATTCCGACGGCGCCTAAGCGGCCTCCGGGCCCGGCGGTCCGGGAATGGCGGCCGGAGCTGCGGTCGGAGCTGCGGTCGGATCCGGATCCGCGGCCGCCACCAGTGACGCGGTCGGCGTCGAGGCCTCCAGCGCGTCCAGGGCCGAGGCCAGCCGTTCCAGGGCGCGGACCGTCTCCGCGAAGGCGGCGTCGCCCAGCTCCGTCGCGAGGCGGGCCGCCAGGGCCGCGTGCCCCGGGGCGATCCGGTCCACCGCCTCGAGGCCCTCCTGCGTGGGCCGCAGCAGCTTCGCCCGGCGGTGGGCGGGGTTCGGGGCGTATTCGGCCAGGCCCTTGGCCACCAGCAGGTCCGCGATGCGCTGGACGCTCTGCCGGGTGATGCCCATGCTGCGGGCGATGCCCGCGACGGGCAGCGGCTCGCGCAGCACCGCGCCCAGGACCTGCCACCAGGCGGCCGTCAGCCCGGCCGGCTTGGCCAGCTCCTCCGAGATGGCGAGGAACTGGCCGTTCAGCCGGAACACCCCGAGCGCGGTGCGGCTCAGCAGGTCCTGCCGGGTCCGGGAGTCCCCGAGCGACAGCGGCTCGTGCACCGATTCACGCATCGCCGGCCGCCGCTGCCGCCATCAGGACCGGGTACGCGCTGACGTCCGAGTCGTGGAAGAGCCCGTACCAGGCGTCCAGGACCTCCGGCTTGTAGACGTCCAGGCGGGCGAAGACCTCGCGGGCGAAGGCCACCGGTTCCGTCGGCCCCGCCGTGATCAGGTCGCCGTCGGTCACCGCGTCGGCCTCGACGTAGCCGTCGGCGCCCCCGTAGCCCGGCTGCTCCGCCAGGTAGAAGGACGCGCCGCTGGTGTGGGTGCGGCCGTCCAGCAGGCCCGCCCGGGCGAGGCCGGCGGTGGCTCCGCAGATCGCCGCGACCGGGACCCCGGCGGCCAGGAACTCCCGCGCCTTCGCCGCGAACGGCGCCAGCTCGTCGCCCGTGTCCCACAGGGACGCGCCGGTGAGGATCAGCAGCGAGGA is drawn from Streptomyces sp. NBC_01232 and contains these coding sequences:
- a CDS encoding response regulator transcription factor; the protein is MSTPIKVMIADDQMMVRQGFTVLLNAQPDIEVVGQAVDGADAVAKVAELAPDVVLMDIRMPGMGGIEATSVITGVPDAAVKVLVLTTFDLDEYVYEALRAGASGFLLKDASADQLAEAVRVVAAGEALLSPNITKRLITEFSRLGAPRAPSRARIEALTERETEVLSLIAQGLSNAEISEHLVLAEQTVKTHVSRILVKLGLRDRTQAAVFAYETGLIRPTGY
- a CDS encoding nuclear transport factor 2 family protein — encoded protein: MEPLKVVAQLWERIEARDWDGVAALIAEDAVIEWPVSGERIVGRANFIAVNSDDGYADERSVELLRILADGNLVVTEVEIPQDHVVYRAVSLWTVRDGEIVGAREYWTSPGQDPAPRWRAGYVEPLVAD
- a CDS encoding alpha/beta hydrolase translates to MATGTGTASTSGNGSTSGSGAGAGAAAGAGTALGTGRVRAGGGRLRRTLLAALVAAAVAVPITAVASPKVPAPAPATFAEDATPRSRYAANSANIAEAVRMAEGADRPGRAAGLRAMGAGGAGQFLTFDGRGKGRAVEVFGELESADRVAVLVPGSDTTLDTYERFRAGALSLQQRLRAAHPRSAVVAWLGYDTPGTVSTTVLTAARADEAAAELAPFLDRLGAMAEPGAQVSLLCHSYGSVVCARTGTGNAVSDMVLFGSPGTGAGAARELPTGARVWAGRGNGDWIGNVPHVRIGGIGFGTDPVDPVFGARAFTAGAVGHSDYLKPGTASLDSLAAIVLGTTAPASEADHA
- a CDS encoding DJ-1/PfpI family protein — its product is MSETPRKPVHLAVYDTYADWETGHTTAHLTQRGHVVRTVGLDSSQPVTTMGGVRIQPDLALADLRPQDSSLLILTGASLWDTGDELAPFAAKAREFLAAGVPVAAICGATAGLARAGLLDGRTHTSGASFYLAEQPGYGGADGYVEADAVTDGDLITAGPTEPVAFAREVFARLDVYKPEVLDAWYGLFHDSDVSAYPVLMAAAAAGDA
- a CDS encoding acyltransferase family protein, whose translation is MRRLRARWNALAAGIDAATPADRDRTVDALRAFAILGVVLGHWLVTALTAHDGGLSTTSPLAHMPWLAPVSWMFQTLSVFFLVGGHVAARGYASARERGVSYGAWVGQRLGRLFRPVAAVLVLWAVVAGGMLVGGAEFDTVRSLVGLVLSPLWFLLVFAALTAATPLVARLGPLWPLAVVAAVDVWRFGLAGPAWIGWVNVAAGWLVPFTLGAAWSRGAFARRRPALLLFGAGAAATAALILWGGYPASMVGVPGASVSNLSPPTLAAAAFGLAQCGLALLVREPLARIVRRPSAWAKVALVNLSAMTVFLWHQTAMMAVTALGLLVSADLPGLHTVPDSAGWIAARLLWLPVFAAALALCWAAFRVHEQGGRRPKPSPASPASRSARAARAAAVSRTGAGPAKERTHV
- a CDS encoding MarR family winged helix-turn-helix transcriptional regulator, giving the protein MRESVHEPLSLGDSRTRQDLLSRTALGVFRLNGQFLAISEELAKPAGLTAAWWQVLGAVLREPLPVAGIARSMGITRQSVQRIADLLVAKGLAEYAPNPAHRRAKLLRPTQEGLEAVDRIAPGHAALAARLATELGDAAFAETVRALERLASALDALEASTPTASLVAAADPDPTAAPTAAPAAIPGPPGPEAA
- a CDS encoding sensor histidine kinase — translated: MNQQTEPPSADTARLRLPRGLARELFTVKRDPLPKMSRPRWLAWLPHVVLCYVAIPCGVLTGMQLNDHYKVVGSAVLGLSLLTSVSVVLSMFRPIAAWWLGLVTTALIAWVIHDHVGQGQSWPWTPAGPATVAPLILMVALRVPPRVTVAVIGITLALNGLADVVLRPPQSQTIIGGVALLFGFVGILGYALRATRLTRGKLVEQETLTEEERARRTLLEERSRIARELHDVVAHHMSVISIQAQVAPHLVENPSEELKENLAGIRENALEALTELRRVLGVLRSEQPDDPANPHHPQPTLGELDGLVDNVRGAGLDVTTEIAGIRRPLTPGVELTAYRIVQEALSNCLRHAPGSQVEVGIAYGPRDLHLCVANSAPTRSAPPSPGAGHGLLGMRERAGMLGGELAAGPRPDGGYEVSAVLPMDPQDRPAVPEPETKRAS